One window of Botrimarina mediterranea genomic DNA carries:
- a CDS encoding ECF-type sigma factor: MIDDPSHGSVTYWIAELRDGEASSAQRELWDRYFRRIVALARAKLGALPRGPADEEDVAISAMQSLFHGFERDRFPDLCDRHNLWSLLAKITARKAINERQKQTAKKRGGGVPRLSVGPTGADDSMPRCDPSDDDLGPEFIVAMEEEMRRLMTILPDETLRRIAGRKLEGYSSAEIATELGVVERTVERKLALIRATWAPAAEV; the protein is encoded by the coding sequence ATGATTGACGACCCTTCCCACGGCTCTGTCACTTATTGGATCGCCGAGTTGCGTGACGGGGAGGCGTCGTCGGCGCAGCGGGAGCTTTGGGACCGGTACTTCCGGCGGATCGTCGCCCTAGCGCGGGCGAAGCTCGGCGCGCTGCCGCGCGGGCCGGCGGACGAAGAAGACGTCGCCATCAGCGCGATGCAGAGCCTGTTCCACGGCTTCGAGCGCGACCGCTTCCCCGATCTGTGCGACCGTCACAACCTCTGGTCGCTCTTGGCGAAGATCACCGCCCGCAAAGCGATCAACGAACGCCAGAAGCAGACCGCGAAGAAACGCGGCGGCGGCGTCCCGCGGCTGAGCGTCGGCCCCACCGGCGCCGACGACTCGATGCCACGGTGCGACCCCTCGGACGACGACCTCGGCCCCGAGTTCATCGTCGCGATGGAGGAAGAGATGCGCCGCCTGATGACGATCCTCCCCGACGAAACCCTACGCCGCATCGCTGGCCGCAAGCTCGAGGGTTATTCGAGCGCCGAGATCGCCACGGAGCTAGGCGTCGTGGAGCGAACGGTGGAGCGAAAGCTCGCCTTGATCCGGGCGACGTGGGCGCCGGCGGCTGAGGTTTGA
- a CDS encoding DUF4914 family protein, with translation MPLSQLPGITLSNSAMSILEAAEAAGRLHLAGSVEELVALATPDASLGLGEVAPDGYYTVGYDVPGNGFVEEAKVCQVKNGVAANYLEAYMRRRDPDCMVVGDNRATDKPTYEGRFGEPFDKLRNETIEWLKSQPIACFFFRTGLPDEPLNAVAIAPANAGFFALGLAMLQGIVPLDEIRAAGSDYYHGAVVYVAPPFRHTHFDGRQVVVHNRRQEDVGLHELFSYNLYPGPSAKKGVYGMLLTLGERHETPWTTAHCSTVEVMTPYENATVIMHEGASGGGKSEMLEQMHREADGTLLLGVNTVTHDARKLVLPRGCALRPVTDDMALCHPSLQQTDQRKLSLIDAESAWFLRVNHIDRYGTDPYNERLTCTPPGPLLFLNIEAHPGATALIWEHTMDEPGKPCPNPRVVVPRKYVPDVINGPVTVDIRSFGVRCPPCTRELPTYGIIGLFHVLPPSLAWLWRLVAPRGHGNPSIVDQGGMQSEGVGSFWPFATGRKVDQANILLDQIMQTDHTQFVLIPNQNLGAWKVGFAPQWVAREYLARRGAAKFKNGDLKASRCPLLGYHKETLQVEGQTIGKWFMDVSQQPEVGEEAYDLGAKILTEFFHTQLREFTVPDLQSRGREIIEACLGGASVEDYAKLGV, from the coding sequence ATGCCCCTGTCGCAGCTTCCCGGGATTACCCTCTCCAATAGCGCAATGTCGATTCTGGAGGCGGCCGAAGCGGCTGGCCGCCTGCATCTCGCCGGCAGCGTCGAAGAGCTCGTCGCTCTGGCGACGCCCGACGCCTCGCTCGGGCTGGGGGAAGTAGCCCCCGACGGATACTACACGGTCGGCTACGACGTGCCCGGCAACGGCTTCGTCGAGGAGGCCAAGGTCTGTCAGGTCAAGAACGGCGTCGCCGCCAACTACCTCGAGGCCTACATGCGGCGCCGCGACCCCGACTGCATGGTGGTGGGCGACAACCGGGCGACCGACAAGCCAACCTACGAGGGCCGATTTGGTGAGCCCTTCGACAAGCTGCGGAACGAGACCATCGAGTGGCTGAAGTCGCAGCCGATCGCCTGCTTCTTCTTCCGCACGGGCCTTCCGGACGAACCGCTCAACGCCGTGGCGATCGCGCCGGCGAACGCGGGCTTCTTCGCCTTGGGTTTGGCGATGCTGCAAGGCATCGTGCCGCTGGATGAGATCCGTGCAGCCGGTTCAGACTACTACCACGGCGCCGTGGTGTACGTCGCCCCGCCCTTCCGCCACACGCACTTCGATGGCCGGCAAGTCGTCGTTCACAACCGACGCCAGGAAGATGTCGGGCTGCACGAACTGTTCAGTTACAACCTTTACCCCGGCCCGTCGGCGAAGAAGGGCGTCTACGGCATGCTGCTCACGCTCGGCGAGCGACACGAGACGCCGTGGACCACTGCCCATTGCTCGACCGTCGAGGTGATGACGCCTTACGAGAACGCCACGGTCATCATGCACGAGGGCGCCTCGGGCGGCGGCAAGAGCGAGATGCTCGAGCAGATGCATCGCGAAGCGGACGGCACTTTGCTCCTGGGCGTCAACACCGTGACGCACGACGCCCGCAAGCTGGTCTTGCCGCGCGGCTGCGCCTTACGACCCGTGACCGACGACATGGCCCTCTGCCACCCGTCGTTGCAACAGACCGACCAACGCAAGCTGTCGCTGATCGACGCCGAGAGCGCGTGGTTCCTCCGCGTCAATCACATCGACCGCTACGGCACTGACCCTTACAACGAGCGGCTCACCTGTACGCCACCGGGGCCGCTGTTGTTCCTCAACATCGAGGCCCACCCCGGGGCCACGGCGCTGATCTGGGAGCACACGATGGACGAACCGGGCAAGCCGTGCCCCAACCCGCGCGTCGTCGTGCCCCGCAAGTACGTGCCGGACGTGATCAACGGGCCGGTTACCGTTGACATCCGCAGCTTCGGCGTCCGTTGCCCGCCGTGTACGCGCGAGTTGCCGACTTACGGCATCATCGGCTTGTTCCACGTGCTGCCGCCTTCGCTGGCGTGGCTGTGGCGGCTCGTGGCGCCGCGCGGTCACGGCAACCCCTCGATCGTCGATCAGGGGGGTATGCAGTCCGAAGGCGTCGGCTCGTTCTGGCCGTTCGCCACGGGGCGAAAGGTGGACCAGGCGAACATCCTGCTCGACCAGATTATGCAGACCGATCACACGCAGTTCGTGCTAATCCCCAATCAAAACCTCGGCGCCTGGAAGGTGGGCTTCGCCCCACAGTGGGTGGCGCGCGAGTACCTGGCCCGCCGTGGAGCGGCGAAGTTCAAGAACGGCGACCTCAAGGCGTCACGCTGCCCCCTGTTGGGCTACCACAAGGAAACGCTGCAAGTCGAAGGCCAGACCATCGGCAAGTGGTTCATGGACGTGTCGCAGCAGCCGGAGGTAGGCGAGGAAGCGTACGACCTCGGCGCCAAGATTCTCACCGAATTCTTCCACACCCAGCTGCGGGAGTTCACCGTCCCCGACCTCCAGTCCCGCGGCCGCGAAATCATTGAGGCTTGCCTCGGCGGGGCTTCGGTGGAGGACTACGCCAAGCTGGGGGTTTAA
- a CDS encoding S8 family peptidase, with product MSITAIALRAMAAGCLLAPTTVSALDLSVPAIHGDISRLALGDGTGVIVGVVDSGVDDTHPALAGFDSQGLPRLVAEANFVASEPGNTGDDVHGHGTWIASVIGSSDATHTGLAPDSRYINARVLDNNNGFPSDVQVRNGLGFAIDNGADVVNLSLNYFATTSGGNTQLEYMIDWAADKQGVVCAICTGNIGQGNGATTVRGPGSAYNGITVGKTDGRFLRVDNDSATSYTQNGRMKPDVVAPGVSITMANDDWETQSDFNTASGCSFATPHVAGLIAQQIEAGRRHGLSVDPKVIRATVLNSASKQVLDKQGQAWATDGVTRPLDPDSGAGQVDGANLATQYLAREQSPGIVAAVGWDLSEAVGGASVDYTFDAPLVLGSHLTATLAWSRHIGRIDRGRVGVDASDSFFLEEALDNLDLQLLADGVLVAESRSQLDNIEHLFTPITAAATYTLRVVGTSITGASLSEAFAIAWSAVAVPEPASSIFVAFGLFAALPLTGRRVVRG from the coding sequence ATGAGCATCACGGCTATAGCACTCCGCGCCATGGCGGCGGGGTGTTTGTTGGCGCCGACTACGGTCAGTGCGCTCGACTTGAGTGTGCCCGCGATCCACGGTGACATCTCACGGTTAGCTCTTGGCGACGGAACCGGTGTCATTGTTGGCGTTGTTGATAGCGGCGTTGACGACACGCACCCGGCTCTAGCGGGGTTCGATTCACAGGGGCTCCCGAGACTCGTGGCGGAAGCCAACTTCGTGGCAAGCGAGCCGGGTAACACGGGAGACGATGTCCACGGCCACGGCACTTGGATCGCCAGCGTCATCGGAAGCAGCGACGCAACTCACACGGGGCTGGCGCCGGATTCCCGCTATATCAACGCACGTGTGCTCGACAACAACAACGGCTTCCCGAGCGATGTGCAAGTCCGAAACGGCCTCGGGTTCGCCATCGATAACGGCGCCGATGTCGTTAACCTGTCGCTCAACTACTTCGCCACAACGAGCGGGGGCAATACTCAGTTAGAGTACATGATTGATTGGGCGGCTGATAAACAGGGCGTCGTCTGCGCCATCTGCACTGGCAATATTGGTCAGGGGAACGGCGCCACAACGGTGCGTGGCCCAGGGAGCGCTTACAACGGAATCACGGTCGGCAAAACGGACGGTCGCTTCCTCCGAGTCGACAACGATAGCGCAACCTCTTACACACAGAACGGGCGGATGAAGCCCGATGTCGTGGCGCCCGGCGTTTCGATCACGATGGCTAATGACGATTGGGAGACGCAATCCGATTTCAACACGGCCAGCGGCTGCAGCTTCGCCACGCCGCATGTCGCGGGTCTGATTGCCCAGCAGATCGAGGCCGGCCGACGACACGGTCTCAGCGTTGATCCGAAAGTCATCCGCGCCACCGTTCTGAATTCGGCGTCGAAGCAGGTCCTCGACAAGCAAGGGCAGGCGTGGGCGACCGACGGAGTCACCCGCCCACTCGACCCCGATTCGGGCGCAGGACAGGTTGACGGCGCCAACCTGGCGACTCAATACCTCGCCAGAGAGCAATCACCTGGAATAGTAGCCGCAGTTGGCTGGGACCTCAGCGAAGCCGTCGGTGGCGCGTCTGTCGATTACACCTTTGACGCCCCGCTCGTCCTCGGGTCGCACCTCACAGCAACGCTGGCATGGTCGCGGCATATCGGTCGCATAGACCGGGGTCGGGTCGGCGTCGACGCCTCTGACAGCTTCTTCCTCGAAGAAGCGCTCGACAACCTCGACCTACAGTTGCTTGCCGACGGGGTCTTAGTCGCCGAGTCGCGGAGCCAGCTCGACAACATCGAGCATCTGTTCACGCCGATCACCGCGGCGGCTACTTACACGCTGCGGGTCGTCGGCACATCGATCACCGGCGCGTCACTGAGCGAGGCGTTCGCCATCGCTTGGTCGGCGGTTGCCGTGCCCGAACCCGCATCGAGTATCTTTGTCGCCTTCGGACTGTTTGCCGCTCTGCCTCTAACCGGACGAAGAGTTGTTCGTGGTTAG